One Triticum dicoccoides isolate Atlit2015 ecotype Zavitan chromosome 3B, WEW_v2.0, whole genome shotgun sequence genomic window, cgccttgcatttgtcgttgtagatcgaagatagacgctttggagatgtagttgttcacacCGTCATTGTTGTCGTAgatcggagatgaaatgccttgcctatccatcacaagactcgagcaaatgtgagtgggagaaggagaagaactgtaccaaatgtaccttgactgatgttgaagatggatcaattatcactcaaatgtgtaacaaggaaatagcacagttggtaccaattcttgtcggttctcacacctacacaagtaaggctttgggtggagctcggtgaggatagtggcccaaaaaaatttgatgcaaaatgttagcaagagtcaataatgttgaaagatattcacaaatttgcaagcgaaacaagtagaccaatagcacaggatggcacacggaaacgcacacacgaatagataaatggggtcgtacaaccaaggaatgagcacaaaatgtggagtccatgtaaaacgctcgtgttgcacaactcaagagagacgctagcacgattgctctataggcggatacgacacttgtgcacaacctataagatgcaaaatggataaactttctatcccaagtatgctatgtatgtatggttcccggtgtttctctcaagatgatccaagatgatcggatatgacaatcttatatgcaatgtggtatgatgctatggcacttgcttacaagcttctttgctctctcttttgcttaaaagctttatttcttttttttcattggccacttttgcacaatgcacaaaccaagatagcaattgtgtatatgcgggaacaaacttgtgacacaagatatgataccaatatatgcaccacgatgatatggtatgtatgctatgggaagtatgatcactaatgtgcacaagtcacgttgccggcaatacacaaatggctagtctcgataggcaagtaacacaGAAtgagctaggggttaacaatgcaatggcaaggggatatacaaaggagggataccacgataccaagatgatatggaggttaccgtccgaggcaatgatgagtggcggtgttcttgatgtagaaaccaagatgatggagactcgtccctaagtagccgaaacaccttaggaaacggaaaaaccgcgaactcaaaatctcaaacatcaaatgtcaaaatggtggtagcgggaaagcggtggtggtttgcactcggcaatgcggaagtggaatgatgggttatacacgtgtcggagttgaagttgccgtccctaagtagccgaaacaccttaggagacacaagccacaactcaaacaagctcaaacaactattgggttaagttgggggtggcggaagtgtatggtgggcacgcctatacggaagtggtggtggtggttgatgaagaagcaaccatccctaagtagccaaaataccttaggagactcgaatcactactcaagcaaccactaatgctatgaggAACAAAataggttaggttgcggaagtcgatggtggctatgtggatgatgtggtggaagccctaggtaaAGATGCTAAAGTTCCAAAaaattgatggagtcaaatgatgttggtgttatttttgtgggaagtgggatgtcaatagcttcaaaacgagctaaagaacgccaaaatcggagttcagatgaattagttatggccgaaacagaaTCAGCCGAAGTCAATATCTACAGGTTACGCACGTCcgtaaatggacggatgtccggtcgtcggacgtccggtcgggtcggaaatccgtaaattcaGCTCGGGTTTGGGGTTCCGGTCGTCCAGTAAAGGTCGAACGTCCGGTcgttcctggggctccggacgtccgtaaaacgccggtcgtccggttggtcggggtcaacgcgaaatcCGAGATCCGGGGCGTGATTTTGAGCGaaaaatggagatttcggggtcaaaattgaagagatttcgtggatgaaagatggggaaacttggggagatgctagatccacttgaaaccaagcaaatccacggatcaaaatcaacaaaacatcatcaaaataacaaatcacaaaaaattggggctatttttgatgCGGATTTTCGGATAAGAatgcaacaaaatcaagctagaaaaagagggtaggggctccaaaaacgtgatcaacgtggctcatgataccaagatgatgtagggcggaaccctaggggccgatctttcacgtttggagaggatcctacggggaacacgaagaacgcgcggaagaacacgagggaaaatcACGAGGGagaaacaagagaaacactcaaccgaacacggaattgatcacacaagtgctagatctaaGAAACACAAAgacatacacgagatccaaagtcaacaacgaacgatacaagtggcggtagctcatctctgagaggaggtcttgaatccacgagggatcttcccgtaaaggggtcttgaatccatggtggatcttctccgaagaggccgcggtctctcacgaggaggagatccgtatggatgagcaaagctctatctcaaatgagctaatcctttgctaaccctagctaggaggtgggagtggtctatttatagtcatagtgcaaatgggggtcgaagtgaaggggtacaagggcatcaGCCCGAAGCTGCGAGCACATAGGTAGCAGACATCCGGTCTTTACCGGTCGTCCGATCGCTCGcggaggtccggacgtccggaaggatcggacatccgctagtttggtttGGGTGCAGGTATGCCGGACGTCCGGTGCGGCCAATCGTCCGCTCGCTGGGATGTCACCGGacgtccggtctggaccggtcgTCCGCTCGCTGTAGCGTGCGTCTGCTGGGTCTTGGCCAGGCTGGTCGTCAGGTGCTGGACGTCCGGTCGCcagcggtcgtccggtggctgtaacTTCTTCGGGGTCTCTTCTTCTTGGttcttgtacttggcgtcctcgctagctcgtcCGTTGGATGTGGTGGTTCCGTGACTTTCCTCTAAGTACcggatcatgcatagcacacatgttggaggtagtagccatgtctcacatgtagaaagtgacgatttggagaggagcgagttcaccttgtgtccaatggcgtatgttcgaggtctcgtcatatgtcctctcggggtttggagagtagtcggagtgtacatggggatgaacgtgggatgctccacatcaccaatacattgatttgttgatagaaagaaacttaatagatgttagtgcactccttagtacaatcgaaggcaatgatgcggctgcatgtgcaactagaggggaagcaacgtcAACTTCTTCGAaaccaaagatgaagaatgaaGAAAGCATCAAGAATTAACAAAACAAGATCAAGAATCCACAGATCAACAATAGATGCATGAAAAAGATATTGCttcaactagtgggagcagttatggaagttggaaatcttctgaaatgcattcttgtggttcttgttttctttggttttgctATTCTAGCCAAGATTTAGTGATATATTTTATATTTAATGTTGTTGCAAAAGCAAATGAAAGCATTAAGATAGATCAATTTAAGTTTTACGGGCTGGGACGAGCTGCGCCAGATCAAAACTCGcagaagccgacccgtaaaaaagtatattctGCGAATATGCTTTTTTACGGATCCATTATGCggggtctgcatctgtgccagCCCGCGTCGGCCCACAAAAGTGATTTTGCGTGAACTGCAAATGAGTTATGCGGGTCGACGGGATGCGAGGTTTGCTAGATGCTCTTGCCAACCACTAACACGATCCAGCCTTCGCATAATTCCTGTAGTACACGATTTTGGAAAACTAAAGAAGCAAACGCCGCTTTATCTGGATTCTCGAATAGAAATTTCGTCTCTTTTGTTTTGGTATATACTACCGCCTTTCTTTTTCTCGGCACACTGGAATGCTGAAGGGATGGACAGAAGAGACATCCAGTGGACAGCAAACTGGCTCACACTAAAGCAATCTGAACGAATAATACAGAATGACCCGGCGCTTCCATATGTACATGTTTAACGACGACTAAAGGGGAGCAGAATACTGACGACCCGACGAAAAAAAAAACACATACAACACCACTCTATCAAAGTACAACACTGTCAACAGTGTCAGGTCGCTGCAGATATGTGCATCTCGCTGTTCTTTTAACGGAAAATGGGAAAAACTCTCGGTGTTGTTTCCGCACTCTCAAGGGCACACGAATCTAGGGGTGATGATAGCCCTTTCCTTTCTGATCATGGTTGCGCCTTACTTGTCCAGAAAGGCCTTCAAACAAAACGGTGGGTAAGAATCCTGCTCCAAGAGTTCAAATGTCATGTATGCATCATGATGCCGACAACACCAATAGTGAAATCTCAATTGAAGTCGATTAGCAACTTCCAGAAAGAAGTGTTTCCTTTTGCAAGTAAAACAGCAATATTTGTGAAAATTATGTATGAGCTAGAAAAagagtaaatgggctgtagtacacCCATACAGAATCATGACTCATAATGAGAAAAACAAAGACAGGATTAGTGCTGCTATATATTATACCTTGTCAACTTCCTGCTGTAGATATTGTctcaccacggtcgactgctgtatAACTCTCTCCAATGATGAATATGCTGGTAGATTAGCATGTGCTGCGATTGATCGCCAGACAAACATCAAAATACGATCGTATATGGAGGTTACAGTACCAGAAGCTAAAGAGAGTATCTTAGAGCGTACCGAGAATAGCCCGATTCAAACTATCTGCAACATTCTGCCTATACTCTGGGGCTAGTAGATGAAACATAGGTGACTTCTCAGGCTCTTCATAAGCTAGGAGGGCCATAAAGTCCTGCACAATAACACAAGGATCTCCATAGTTACTCACGCACAAAAAAATCAAAACAtcctcatatgtgacatgctaaagAAGTTACATATAACTGGTTGAATGGTGCTTCTCTACTTCAACCATATGCAACTCATGCTGCGTAGAAAATCTAGCAGCACCCGGTCTCGGTGATGATAATGGGCTACTTCTCCGTACTTGGGCAACACAAAAGATCATGTTGTATTGATAGTATGTGACAAGCTAAAACTAATTCAATGCAAATATCATGCTGAATTTGGATCTGTTGTAATCATTAAACATAATGAAACCACATCGTAGTCTGGCAAATTCAACAAAGATGGTGATATCAATCAGTATCCAGATGACTACAACACAGGAGAAATTTCAGGTGGTCTGGCATCCGTACTGTTTTGATATATCCTTCCATACGAATGCATAATATCTCATGTATCACAGACAAccaaattcctactagtatatgaaaacaAGATTTGAAGTTGTCTAATACGTCTAGGGTTATAAAAAGTTATACCTCTAATTTCTCAACATACTTGGAAACTTTACCAAAGGGTGTCAACTTTTTCTGGCCAAACTCGAGTGCTTCTGTGCTGCCAGTCAAAAATAGCCAGATTAATAAAACCATATAACCTAATTTCCCACCCACAAAATAAATTCGGCCAGTTACCATTTTCTGGAACGAATTAGCTCAATGAAGTGAAGACTTATAAGATCAAAATGTAAA contains:
- the LOC119277174 gene encoding glucose-induced degradation protein 8 homolog isoform X2; amino-acid sequence: MMDLDPRLYEDASVSDNDVRNIVLSYLMHNCFKETAETFLSSTGLKLPVDYTVDVDKRKAILNFVVEGDAVKAIELTEELAPNLLENDMDLHFDLISLHFIELIRSRKCTEALEFGQKKLTPFGKVSKYVEKLEDFMALLAYEEPEKSPMFHLLAPEYRQNVADSLNRAILAHANLPAYSSLERVIQQSTVVRQYLQQEVDKAFLDK
- the LOC119277174 gene encoding glucose-induced degradation protein 8 homolog isoform X1, producing the protein MMDLDPRLYEDASVSDNDVRNIVLSYLMHNCFKETAETFLSSTGLKLPVDYTVDVDKRKAILNFVVEGDAVKAIELTEELAPNLLENDMDLHFDLISLHFIELIRSRKCTEALEFGQKKLTPFGKVSKYVEKLEDFMALLAYEEPEKSPMFHLLAPEYRQNVADSLNRAILAHANLPAYSSLERVIQQSTVVRQYLQQEVDKDSYPPFCLKAFLDK